Part of the Phycisphaerae bacterium RAS1 genome, TCGGACGTATCAGCCCTCGTCCACAGCCACTAAATCGGCATGCCGTCCGGCGATCCGCGAGAATCTTCGAAGAAACCCGGCCGCCACACCCGCGTTTGCCGTCGCGGGAAAGCACGTAGGCGCATGATCCCGATGCGATTGCGGTCTCTGCCGGACGGAAAATCCTCTCCATCGTGCGTGAGATAGTCGCCCGGATCGCGTTTTGTCCCTGGAGACGCGCGGCGTCAGCGAGCTTGCCGCGACCGCGGACCGCCGCTGCGTTAGAGCGGCGGTGATGGTCAAACGGAAACAGTGGTGCCAGCAGCGGATGGCCAAGTTAGAATGACCGAGCAGGGCCGACACATGTTCAGTTTCAACCGATCCAACAAGCCGCTTCGCGCCGCGCCGCGGGGACGCCGCACGCCCCTGGCGCCGGAATTGCCGCCTGAGGCGCCACCGCCGGCGCAGGAAAAATCGTGGATCAAAATCAGCGTGGTCGAAGACGCCACTTGCCGCCCGTTGCCGGGCGTCACAATGCAGCTCACCCAGCCGAATGGCAAGACATTTGATTTCACCACGCGCGCGGACGGCGCGATCGAAGTGTACGAGATCGATTTGGGCGACTGCAGCGTCGCCTGCAACCTGGAGGGTGCGCGCATGACCGACACGTTCGGCTTCGTCGCCACCGGCCGGGAGCCGAGCGGGCAGGCCGAGACGGCCGACCCGAAGTACAAGTACGGCCGCAAGCGGAAGATCAAGCCGGCGCCGGCCGCGCACGCCGCGGCCACCGACGGGCGCATCGCAGACGTTGAACAGCACAAAGTGAAGAGCGGCGAGTCGATCGACAGCCTGGCACAGGCCGCCGGCCTGACGTGGCAACAATTGGCGATTTTCAATTTCGGCACGGCCGACCCGGTGCAGATCAACCGCTTCCTGGCCGAAAAGGTGGGCTGCTCGAAGAAGACGGCGGACGGCGCGAACTACATGTTCGACGACAAGGACGACCCCGGGATCATTTTCATTCCGAAGCCCTGGCGATTCGACGGACTGGCAGCGGAAGAGCGGCACGTCATCCGCGTGAAGCTGCTCAAATGGAAGACCTCCAAGCCGGAATGGGACTTCTCGATCTGAACCCGCAGCGGCGGATGACGAAGATCGCAGGGTCGACGGCGATCCAACTGCAGACTTGTCGGGTGGGCCGTGCCCACCCTGGAACGGTCGAATCGACCGGAGCGAACCGATGGCGACCATCTACTCGGAACTCACGGCGCACGAGCAGGACTTCGCTACCAACAAAAAGGCGCCCTACTCGAAGGACGGCGAGATCAAGAACAACGAGTACACGTTCGCCAATGATACATTGGAGAGCGGCGGCAACTCGGTCAGCGTCGTCACGCTGACGACCGATGATTCGTCGAATTACTACTACGAAACCGAAACGACCAAGAGCCTGGTCGTCCTGCATTACACCGCCGGGCGCCTGAAGGGCGATGTCGGCGCACTCACCACCGACGGCAACCACGTCAGCGTCTCCTACGTCGTCGCACGCGACGGCACCATCTATCGCCTCTTCGACGACAAGTACTGGTCCTACCACCTCGGCTCAGGTGCGGTGGGCGGAAACGAGCTTAACTCGAAACGCGGCGTCGGCATCGAGATTTCCAACGCCGGCTGGCTGGAGCTGCGCAACGAAACCGAGCTCTGGGCGTTTGTAAACCCGGACGTCGCCGGCTCCGGCAAGCACTACTGCAATACGACCGACACCGACGCGTATGTAAAGCTCGACACGCCCTTTCGCGAGAAGGAGTACTTCGCAACCTACACGGACGCGCAGTACACCTCGACCCGCTCGCTGCTGAAGTACCTTGCCGCCCAGCACAGCATTCCGTACGAGTTTCTTGACGAAACCAAGCGCTACGAGCTGTTCGCCACGAACACCGAAGCGAAAGACTTCAAAGGCATCGCCTCGCACATCAACTTCCGCAGCTCGGGCAAATGGGACATCGGCCAGGCGTTCAAATGGGAAAAACTGACCGAGGACGCGCCGGCCGACACGCCTGCCGCGCCGCCGGCCGCCGGTCCGGCGCCTGCGCCCGCAGCGCCGCCCGCCGCGCCCGTCTCGAACTCGACCGCCTTCGCGCTGCCCATCGACCTGGGCAAAGGACTGGCCGTCACCGAAGAGAACCGCGATCTCTTCTACGAACACACCGAGCTGTCGAATCACGGCGGCTACTACCCGCTCGGCACGAACACCGTCTGGCATGGCGGCGTACACTTGCATGCCAATGTCGGCAAGGCGGTGCATGCCTGCGCCGACGGCGTCATCGTCGCCGCCCGCCTGCCGTCCGACGCGATGCTCGCCAACGGCGAATATGGCAGCCGCGCGTTCATTCTCGTGCAGCACCAGGCCCCGCCGGGTGGGTTCGAACCGCAGAAGCCCAAGACCGTGACGGGTTACACCATTTCTTCGCCCACGCTCAACCTGCGGCAGACGCCCGGCTCCTCGAACAAGCCGGCCGACGACGTGATCGGACAGCTCATCGCCGGCGATCAGTTGGAGGCGACGGGCGAGCCGGTGCAGGTCGACGGCGGCCTGTGGGCGCCGGTCGTTGTATCGAACGCGGCCGACCCGATCCTGACCGGCGCGGAAGGGTACGTCTCGGCGCACGAAAGATACGTCACTCCGCTCTACGCCGGCGGGCCGCCCGCCGCCGGCACGCCGGGCTTGGCGTACTACTCGCTCTACGTGCATCTCAGCACGCAGGCCCTGGAGGTCGGCAACGCCGGCCTGGCGGACATCGCCTGGCTTCGGGCCGACGGCGGCGTGGTGACGGCGTTCAAGACGCTGGTGAACAAGCTGCCGCTGCGCGAGAAGCCGCTGGAGTCTCAGACCTGGTTCACGACGCTGGCCAAGGGCGCCGAGCTGCGCGTCGTCGACGCCCCGGAGCAGGGCGGCGACGGCAAGTACAACTGGCGCTTCATCGAAGTGGCCAGCGGCGACACGGCCAACGCCGGTAAGCGCGGCTGGATTCCGGCCCAGCCCGAGTGGGTGCAGTCGATCGCGAACATCATGCCGAACACCGCCCTGCTCGACGCGCTGCGCTCGGGAAACATCGTCAAGCCGGCCGATTTCGTCAAAGCGCACGTCGGCGCCGGCGACAAGCTGTGGACGATGGGGGAGTACGGCTCGCCCGATTACCGCTCGGCCATGATCCACTGGGAGATCTTCTCGCAGGACAACCTGGTTCCCTCCTGGCGCCAGGCGGTGGACAGCGAAGACGACTTCAACATGGACTGCCAGCAGATACTCGGGCTGGTCGAGCAGGATTTCTTCGGCTCCGACGAGGTGCTGACCGCCGACGAGATCGACCGCTTCTATTCCACCAATCCCAGCTCGAAGCTGCTGCGGCAGTGGGCCTGCCAGTTTGCCAGCGAGTGGGGCGTCGATCTGGACACCGCCATCGACAAGCTCAAGGGCCGCTGGTTCACCGGCCACCTGAAAGAGCGCATCGCCCCCTACCTCTGGTGGGATGAAGCCGCGGCCGCCGGCGTCCCCCTTCCGGCCGGCAAGAAAGTCTGGCACTACAACCCGATCGCGCTGATGGACATCGCCGGTCGTGTGGCCCCCGGCGGCGGTGGGTTGCCGTCGGGTGAAGACAGCGGCCCGGCCGACATTCACCTGTCGGTCACGTTCTGGAGTCAGTACGAATCCGGCCACGGCTTCGAGCCTGGCGACACGTCGTGCTTCAAGGCGGCCAAGTCGATGGCGGAGGCCGCGGGCGCGACGGTCGCCGACCCGTCGCACCGCATCCAGGTCGGGTTGTCGGAAGATGAAGACGGGAAGTTGTCGATCGACAGCGCCGCCGCCGAGCAGGGTCGCAAGTACATCGACCGGGAGCTGGAAGCCGGCCGGCCGGTAGTAGTCGGCGTCAGTCACGCGGACAAGTCGTACAACGTGGACAAGCTGACGGATCACTTTGTGCTGATCACCGGGCGCAAGCGCGACACCGCCGGGAACACGACCTACATGTATCACGACCCGGCTTCCGGGTCGAAGGGCGCCGACACGAACTCGAACAACCGATTCTCGATCGAGTCCGGAACGGGCAAGATGTACCGCGACGGCAAGATCGCCGATGGCGGCGTAGTCAGCCGGCGTTTCGAGGTCGCCATGGTCCGCCGAAATGAGGAAGCGCTGGCGTAGATCGAGCCCGGCGGAAGGCTCGGTCGCTTGACTTTGGCCCTTGGTTGAGGCATTTATTCAATAGGGAGCCGGGGGCGGGTGTTCACTTTTGATTGGGGGCACGTTGATTGTGCGGCCGGGCGAGTGGGCGGCAGGGTTTGTGTTGCGCCTCCGCTCACGCCCGGGGGGTAGAGGCGAGGCTATGTTCACGGAAAACCCATGGCGGCATTCCAAGCCACTCCGGGCCGCTCCGCGCGGCCGCCGCACCCCGCCCGCCGCGCCCGTCGAGGCGGACACCTCGCCGGTCGCAGTCGAGCATTCATGGATCAAGTTCAAGGTCGTCAATAACGACGACGGGGCGCCGCTGTCGGGCATCCTCCTCAAGGTCACGCAGCCAAACGGACGCCGGTTCGACTTCACCACCCGGCCGGACGGCGTGGTCGAGGTGGATGAGATCGACGCGGGCGCCTGCGGCGTCACGTGCGACCTGACGGACGCGCGGATCACCGATACATACGACTTTGTCGCCGTGGCGAATGAGCGTGTCGAACCCGACGACGCCAGCACCGCGACGCCCACCATTCGGATGGACCGCGCCGTCCGGATCGCGCAAATCGAGCCGCATAAAGTAGCCTCCGGCGAGACGCTGGAGAGCCTGGCGCAGGGCGCAGGCATGACCTGGCAGCAGCTCGCACTCTTCAATTTCGGCACCCAGATCCCGAGCGAGATCAACGAGTTCCTGCGCGACCAGGTCGGCTGCACGCAGCGCACGACCGACGGCAACAACTACCGGTTCGACGACGCCGACGACCCAGGCATCGTCTTTATCCCTGCTGTTTGGCAGCAGGCCGATCTGGCGACCGACCAACAGCACATCATTCGCGTCAAAGCCTTCGGCGGGCTGCAACTCTGCATCCGGCTGGCGTGCGACCCGGCGGCGGCCGAGTCGATGGATGACCGATTCGTCCTGACCAGCACCGACGGCACGTATCGAGAAGAGAAAACCGTCAGCGATGATGAGCGGCCCGGCGACGACTACGTTGACCTGCACTTCAGCGGTCTGAAGAGCGATGCGTCCTACACGCTTCAGGTCTTTGAATCAGAAGGCGCCGCGCCGGTCACCATCTTCGAGAATGTCCCCTACGCACGCCTGGCCGGCCTTTCGCCGCACACCGCAGAGTCGCGCGACGAGGATCTGGTTCTGGAGGCGGCCGACGCGGAATTCGCGGAAGACGCGCCCGAAGACGGCGCTGCCGACGCCGGCGAGGCGTAGTCGAGCACGAGGACCCTCCCATGGCAGACGATACAACCGGCACCGGCTCCTGGGCGCTGACCCACGAAGCGCCGCCGCGCGAGCACGGGGTCGAAGAGACTGCGGCGGCGCCGGCCGCCCGGACGCGCCGCCGGATTCAGGTGAACGAGCCGCTGGTCATTGTCGGGCAGGTTCCGGTGGTTGAGTTCGTGACCGACGCCGACAACGACCACGTCGCCGACGCCACCGGCAGCGTGGCCCGCTTCGCCCGCGTCGGACTCTGGGACAACGCGTTCGGCGCCGGCGGCGCGCTGCTGAACAACGCCGCCGAAGCGACGAACTTCGTCGGCGCCGACTCGCGCCGCTTCTATGTTCGTGTCCGCGACCGCGGCGCGTCGGGCCAGGTTCGGGTGTACTGGAAAACCGTCTATCCCAATCGCCGTGACAAGGACGCACCGGCCCGCGGCTATGTGACGTGTGTCGAAACCGCGGCGGGCTCCGGCATATTTGTTTCCAAGGCCCTCATGCTCGTGACCGACGGCGCGGACGCCGTTCAGCGAACGCACAACGGATTGACCGGCGACGCCGGCGGCCTGCGGGCGCGCGACGAACCGGACCACCGCCTGCGGCGGGTCAACGTGTTCACGCACGTCGTCGCCGAGTATCGCCCCAATCCGCGCGGGACGGTCTTCCGCCAGCAGATCCCCGTTTTTCAACGGAACCCCGAGTCACGCAAGAAGCTGCCGCTCCAGATTTTCGTCCTGCGGCGCGTCGCCGGCGGCCAGCCCGTCACCGCGTTCAACACCATCTGGCGTTCCGATCTGCGCGTCATTCGCCAGACGTACGCCCGCCTGGGAATCTGGGTGCACACCGTCAACGTCGCGGGCACGCCGAATTCGCGCGTCGTTCGCGACGGGATCGACAGCCTGGTCGAAATGGACCCGCCCGCCGGGATCAACGTCGGTAATCTGAGCGTCGCGGACGAGAAGACGCTCAG contains:
- a CDS encoding N-acetylmuramoyl-L-alanine amidase; the encoded protein is MATIYSELTAHEQDFATNKKAPYSKDGEIKNNEYTFANDTLESGGNSVSVVTLTTDDSSNYYYETETTKSLVVLHYTAGRLKGDVGALTTDGNHVSVSYVVARDGTIYRLFDDKYWSYHLGSGAVGGNELNSKRGVGIEISNAGWLELRNETELWAFVNPDVAGSGKHYCNTTDTDAYVKLDTPFREKEYFATYTDAQYTSTRSLLKYLAAQHSIPYEFLDETKRYELFATNTEAKDFKGIASHINFRSSGKWDIGQAFKWEKLTEDAPADTPAAPPAAGPAPAPAAPPAAPVSNSTAFALPIDLGKGLAVTEENRDLFYEHTELSNHGGYYPLGTNTVWHGGVHLHANVGKAVHACADGVIVAARLPSDAMLANGEYGSRAFILVQHQAPPGGFEPQKPKTVTGYTISSPTLNLRQTPGSSNKPADDVIGQLIAGDQLEATGEPVQVDGGLWAPVVVSNAADPILTGAEGYVSAHERYVTPLYAGGPPAAGTPGLAYYSLYVHLSTQALEVGNAGLADIAWLRADGGVVTAFKTLVNKLPLREKPLESQTWFTTLAKGAELRVVDAPEQGGDGKYNWRFIEVASGDTANAGKRGWIPAQPEWVQSIANIMPNTALLDALRSGNIVKPADFVKAHVGAGDKLWTMGEYGSPDYRSAMIHWEIFSQDNLVPSWRQAVDSEDDFNMDCQQILGLVEQDFFGSDEVLTADEIDRFYSTNPSSKLLRQWACQFASEWGVDLDTAIDKLKGRWFTGHLKERIAPYLWWDEAAAAGVPLPAGKKVWHYNPIALMDIAGRVAPGGGGLPSGEDSGPADIHLSVTFWSQYESGHGFEPGDTSCFKAAKSMAEAAGATVADPSHRIQVGLSEDEDGKLSIDSAAAEQGRKYIDRELEAGRPVVVGVSHADKSYNVDKLTDHFVLITGRKRDTAGNTTYMYHDPASGSKGADTNSNNRFSIESGTGKMYRDGKIADGGVVSRRFEVAMVRRNEEALA